The following proteins are encoded in a genomic region of Streptomyces sp. NBC_01723:
- the ku gene encoding non-homologous end joining protein Ku: MPRTIWSGAISFGLVTVPIHVVGATEDHSIRFHRVHLEDMARVRTRKVCELEDREVATSEIGKGYEVARGIVVPISDQELRDLPLPTARAIEIVAFMPWESIDPIRIGDGYYLAPDGQVAGKPYKLLRQALERSSRVAVARYAWSGRERLGLLRVREEAIVLHAMRWPDEIRDPSSLLPPAVEVSEEEIDGALALMDTMARDDLDSPEFRDTYTEAVAELIEAKREHREPVVAPEPEAESGQLVDLMAALTESVSKAKQSRGEDAGHADVHEMPKKRSAKKQSAKKAAAKKAARKPRKSA; encoded by the coding sequence ATGCCCCGAACGATCTGGTCCGGCGCCATCAGCTTCGGCCTGGTCACGGTGCCGATTCATGTGGTCGGCGCGACGGAGGACCACTCAATCCGCTTCCATCGCGTGCACCTGGAGGACATGGCCCGGGTGCGGACGCGGAAGGTGTGCGAGCTGGAGGACCGCGAGGTCGCCACCTCGGAGATCGGCAAAGGCTACGAGGTGGCCCGGGGCATCGTGGTGCCGATCTCCGACCAGGAGCTGCGGGATCTGCCGCTGCCGACCGCCCGCGCGATCGAGATCGTCGCGTTCATGCCGTGGGAGTCGATTGACCCGATCCGGATCGGCGACGGCTACTACCTGGCCCCGGACGGGCAGGTCGCGGGCAAGCCGTACAAGCTGCTCCGCCAGGCCCTCGAACGGTCGTCGCGGGTGGCGGTGGCCCGGTACGCCTGGTCCGGGCGGGAACGGTTGGGCCTGCTCCGGGTCCGCGAGGAGGCGATCGTGCTGCACGCGATGCGCTGGCCCGACGAGATCCGCGACCCCTCCTCGCTGCTGCCACCTGCCGTGGAGGTGTCGGAGGAGGAGATCGACGGCGCGCTCGCCCTGATGGACACGATGGCCCGCGACGACCTTGACAGCCCAGAGTTCCGCGACACGTACACGGAGGCGGTGGCGGAGCTGATCGAGGCGAAGCGCGAGCACCGGGAGCCAGTGGTCGCACCGGAGCCAGAGGCCGAGTCGGGGCAGCTGGTCGACCTGATGGCCGCACTGACAGAGTCGGTGTCGAAGGCAAAGCAGTCCCGCGGCGAGGACGCGGGGCACGCGGACGTGCACGAGATGCCGAAGAAGCGGTCCGCGAAGAAGCAGTCGGCGAAGAAGGCTGCGGCGAAGAAGGCGGCGCGGAAGCCTCGGAAGTCGGCCTGA
- a CDS encoding DUF3560 domain-containing protein — protein sequence MDAERSRKAAEAAQQKADKLTTEAKQRSERAFAMYGRFAGGQPLLPGHHSYRSARRAKNRADAASDRAIDAYKAAERAQAEAKWTKAKADAQSEIADTVATRSRPWEPADFQVGDIVTVRVFETSTSTYRVKRVNKKTLTLDGGGGGWDDPKREYDRVLSRTRDGITITNPADGDTA from the coding sequence ATGGATGCGGAGCGAAGCCGCAAGGCGGCGGAAGCAGCCCAGCAGAAGGCGGACAAGTTGACGACGGAGGCGAAGCAGCGCTCCGAGCGCGCGTTCGCCATGTACGGCAGGTTCGCCGGGGGGCAACCACTCCTCCCGGGGCACCACTCGTACCGCAGTGCCCGCCGCGCCAAGAACCGCGCCGACGCGGCTTCCGACCGCGCCATCGACGCCTACAAGGCGGCCGAGCGTGCTCAGGCAGAGGCGAAGTGGACAAAGGCGAAGGCGGACGCGCAATCCGAAATCGCCGACACCGTCGCCACTCGGTCCCGTCCTTGGGAGCCCGCCGACTTCCAGGTCGGCGACATCGTCACCGTGCGGGTCTTCGAGACCAGCACCAGCACCTACCGGGTCAAGCGCGTCAACAAGAAGACGCTCACGCTCGATGGCGGTGGCGGCGGCTGGGACGACCCCAAGCGCGAGTACGACCGCGTCCTGTCCCGCACCCGGGACGGCATCACCATCACCAACCCCGCCGACGGAGACACCGCATGA
- a CDS encoding tyrosine-type recombinase/integrase, with amino-acid sequence MPDLVPRQPDTTPAAYDAATLAVLAAMEKAADEHLDRIIPDNTKRGYANDWALWEEFHDWLAKRTGHRMPSAAVTRGNLVGFVVWLDTIKLAAPTSIDRRITGVTVTARGIGVEVAKAATVAARKALKPLKNDPERQARGRGKAAAVTPEQLRQMNAAVTDGLTGLRDRALWLMAFAIAGRSAEVAALRADTIVHVSQGLEVHVPAVKGRPPRDVVVGYGKNPDTCPVRAWLTWRAAAGISTGPAFLPITVHGHLGDRALSPEAVREIIARNAERAGLSVRLTGHSMRAGFITTSRRAGKREEKIREQSGHAENSPAFWGYIREADKWTDAASEDIGL; translated from the coding sequence GTGCCTGACCTCGTTCCGCGACAGCCCGACACCACTCCCGCCGCCTACGACGCTGCGACGCTCGCCGTCCTGGCCGCCATGGAGAAGGCAGCCGACGAGCACCTCGACAGGATCATCCCCGACAACACGAAGCGCGGCTACGCCAACGACTGGGCGCTCTGGGAAGAGTTCCATGACTGGCTCGCCAAACGGACCGGCCACCGCATGCCGTCAGCCGCCGTCACCAGAGGCAACCTCGTCGGCTTCGTTGTCTGGCTCGACACGATCAAGCTCGCGGCCCCCACGTCGATCGACCGGCGGATCACCGGGGTCACCGTCACCGCGCGAGGGATCGGCGTCGAAGTCGCGAAGGCTGCCACCGTCGCCGCACGCAAGGCGCTCAAGCCGCTGAAGAACGACCCCGAGCGGCAGGCGCGCGGCCGGGGCAAGGCCGCTGCCGTCACCCCCGAACAACTCCGGCAGATGAACGCCGCCGTCACCGATGGACTCACCGGACTACGCGACCGCGCCCTCTGGCTCATGGCCTTCGCCATCGCCGGACGCTCCGCCGAAGTCGCCGCCCTCCGCGCCGACACCATCGTCCACGTCAGCCAAGGACTCGAAGTTCACGTCCCCGCCGTCAAGGGACGGCCACCCCGAGACGTCGTTGTCGGCTATGGCAAGAACCCCGACACCTGTCCCGTCCGCGCCTGGCTCACCTGGCGCGCCGCCGCAGGAATCTCCACCGGCCCCGCCTTCCTGCCCATCACCGTCCACGGCCACCTCGGCGACCGCGCCCTCTCCCCGGAAGCCGTCCGCGAGATCATCGCCCGCAACGCCGAACGCGCCGGACTCTCCGTCAGGCTCACCGGCCACTCGATGCGGGCCGGATTCATCACCACCTCTCGACGCGCAGGCAAGCGAGAGGAGAAGATCCGCGAACAGTCCGGCCACGCAGAGAACAGCCCCGCCTTCTGGGGGTACATCCGCGAAGCCGACAAGTGGACCGACGCCGCATCGGAGGACATCGGACTATGA